A single Paenibacillus kribbensis DNA region contains:
- the alsE gene encoding D-allulose 6-phosphate 3-epimerase has product MKKHLFSPSLMCMNLMDIENQLKVLNQRADMVHIDIMDGHYVKNITLSPYFMEQIRESLTIPMDVHLMVEKPSEFIKMIIDAGATYISPHAEVINSEAFRMIDTIKSAGCKAGIALNPATPLSHIQHYIHHLDKITFMSVDPGFAGQKFIPEVLDKIREARALKEKHGYNYLIEIDGSCNEKTFKILEEAGVEVFIVGTSGLFNLDSDLNKAWDQMMEHFNSQVNAEV; this is encoded by the coding sequence ATGAAAAAGCATTTATTTTCCCCATCCCTAATGTGTATGAACCTGATGGATATTGAAAACCAGCTCAAGGTGTTGAACCAAAGAGCGGATATGGTGCACATAGACATTATGGACGGTCACTATGTCAAGAATATTACGCTTTCCCCCTATTTTATGGAGCAGATCCGCGAGTCTTTAACGATACCGATGGACGTGCATTTAATGGTCGAAAAGCCCTCCGAATTTATCAAAATGATTATTGATGCAGGTGCCACTTACATCAGTCCGCACGCCGAGGTCATAAATAGTGAAGCCTTCCGTATGATTGATACGATCAAGAGTGCCGGTTGCAAGGCGGGAATCGCGCTTAATCCGGCAACACCGCTCAGCCACATCCAGCATTACATTCACCATTTGGACAAAATCACCTTCATGTCGGTTGATCCGGGATTTGCCGGACAGAAGTTCATTCCGGAGGTTCTTGACAAGATTCGTGAAGCGAGGGCGCTCAAGGAAAAGCATGGCTATAACTATCTGATTGAAATCGACGGCTCCTGCAATGAAAAAACATTTAAGATACTGGAAGAGGCGGGAGTCGAAGTGTTTATCGTTGGAACATCGGGCCTGTTCAACCTCGATAGCGACCTGAACAAGGCATGGGACCAAATGATGGAGCATTTCAATTCCCAAGTGAACGCCGAAGTCTGA
- the alsC gene encoding D-allose ABC transporter permease, whose translation MQKFNLIWEKYGTFGILLLITLGLGIGSPQYFLTTSNLTQVLLQSAVTILIGVGEFFTILIAGIDLSVGSIMALTGMISAKMMIAGVPWPVAILIGGVVVGGTLGCFNGFLVNKTGLHPFIITLGTLAIYRGLTLIISEAAPVFGLPQGFKSGIAGWLGPVPIPVLIALIVALVFIFITVKTKLGRNIYALGGNSQAAWFSGINIKRHTLIVFVISGICAGIAGVVLTARLGAAEPLAGTGYETQAIAAAIIGGTSFFGGKGRVIGVVMGGLIIGVINNGLNILSVPTYYQQIVMGGLIILAVFLDRLFGSKKLAA comes from the coding sequence ATGCAAAAATTCAACCTGATTTGGGAAAAGTACGGAACTTTCGGCATCCTGCTGCTGATTACACTGGGCTTGGGCATCGGCTCTCCCCAGTACTTTTTGACAACGAGCAATCTGACCCAGGTGCTGCTGCAGAGTGCGGTTACCATTTTGATTGGCGTTGGCGAATTTTTCACTATTCTAATCGCTGGAATTGATCTTTCTGTAGGCTCTATCATGGCGCTTACAGGTATGATCTCCGCCAAAATGATGATTGCGGGCGTGCCGTGGCCAGTTGCGATCCTCATCGGCGGCGTTGTGGTCGGCGGGACTTTGGGCTGCTTCAACGGATTTCTGGTGAATAAAACAGGTCTGCACCCTTTTATCATTACACTGGGGACCCTGGCGATTTATCGCGGGCTAACCCTGATCATCTCGGAGGCGGCGCCGGTGTTCGGGCTTCCCCAGGGCTTTAAGAGCGGCATTGCCGGCTGGCTCGGACCTGTTCCGATTCCGGTATTGATTGCCTTGATCGTAGCTCTTGTATTCATCTTTATTACGGTTAAAACCAAACTTGGCCGCAACATTTATGCACTGGGCGGCAACAGCCAGGCAGCCTGGTTCTCGGGAATCAACATCAAACGCCATACGCTGATCGTATTCGTCATTTCCGGAATTTGCGCCGGCATTGCAGGCGTTGTATTGACCGCTCGCCTGGGGGCAGCGGAACCGCTGGCCGGCACGGGCTATGAGACGCAAGCGATAGCTGCGGCCATTATCGGAGGCACCAGCTTTTTCGGAGGAAAGGGCCGAGTCATCGGGGTCGTCATGGGCGGACTGATCATCGGTGTGATTAATAACGGACTGAACATTTTGAGTGTACCGACCTACTATCAGCAAATCGTCATGGGCGGTCTGATTATCCTAGCGGTGTTCCTAGACCGTCTCTTCGGAAGTAAAAAACTGGCAGCCTAA
- a CDS encoding sugar ABC transporter ATP-binding protein gives MEYLVEMKNIAKHFGAVKALQDVSLTLKPGEVHVLLGENGAGKSTLIKILSGVYEPTEGQIVINGSEFKKLTPKESTEQGISVIYQELSMIDELSIAENIFVGKLPMIKKFGIPVVDHKTMHALAQMMIERVGLICPATRMVETLSISEKQQVEIAKAIAARAKVIIMDEPTSSLTIDETNKLFAIIRQLQSYGVGIIYISHKLEELLEIGDRVSVLKDGKYVGTRDIKDVTREDLITMMVGRAVSERHLKSEDSQHKNSEVILKVEHLTRKDKRVNDVSFELHKGEILGFAGLIGSGRTELMNAIYGAAPIQKGRIELFGKEIKVKDPYHAIKLGIGHVTEARKETGFLKNFEIWKNISISKLLKESTAGGTWGLVDHKAEIKLAEQFKQTVNIKCSSVEQNITELSGGNQQKVLIAKWLAAGSRLIIFDEPTKGIDIGARGEIYKIMRDLAESGVGVIVVSSEMPELLSVCDRIAVFREGTINKTLLNEEATEEKIMLAATS, from the coding sequence GTGGAATATCTTGTGGAGATGAAAAATATCGCAAAGCATTTCGGAGCCGTAAAGGCTTTGCAGGATGTGTCGTTGACACTGAAGCCAGGCGAAGTTCATGTACTGCTTGGAGAGAATGGAGCGGGCAAGTCGACGCTGATCAAAATTTTGTCGGGCGTATATGAACCGACCGAGGGCCAGATCGTCATTAACGGCAGCGAATTTAAAAAGCTGACGCCGAAGGAATCGACCGAACAGGGGATCAGCGTTATTTATCAGGAGCTGAGTATGATCGACGAGTTGTCCATCGCGGAAAATATCTTTGTGGGCAAGCTGCCCATGATCAAAAAGTTCGGCATCCCGGTCGTTGACCACAAGACGATGCATGCGCTTGCACAAATGATGATTGAAAGAGTTGGTCTGATATGTCCGGCTACCCGAATGGTGGAGACGCTATCCATTTCGGAGAAGCAGCAGGTTGAAATTGCAAAGGCAATTGCAGCGCGCGCCAAGGTCATTATCATGGATGAGCCGACCTCCTCGCTTACGATTGACGAGACGAACAAGCTGTTCGCAATCATCCGCCAACTGCAAAGCTATGGCGTAGGCATTATCTATATTTCCCACAAGCTTGAAGAATTGCTGGAAATCGGGGACAGAGTCAGCGTATTGAAGGACGGCAAGTATGTAGGCACACGGGATATCAAGGACGTTACGCGTGAGGATTTGATTACGATGATGGTGGGGCGTGCAGTCAGCGAACGCCACCTGAAATCGGAGGACAGTCAGCACAAAAATTCGGAAGTGATTTTGAAGGTGGAGCATCTGACCCGAAAAGACAAACGGGTGAACGATGTCAGCTTCGAGCTGCATAAAGGGGAAATTCTCGGCTTTGCCGGCTTGATCGGCTCCGGAAGAACGGAGCTCATGAATGCCATTTACGGAGCGGCACCAATACAAAAAGGGCGAATAGAACTGTTCGGCAAAGAAATCAAGGTCAAGGATCCATATCATGCCATCAAGCTGGGCATCGGACACGTAACGGAGGCACGTAAAGAGACGGGCTTTTTGAAAAACTTCGAAATCTGGAAAAACATCTCGATCTCCAAGCTGCTGAAGGAGTCAACCGCCGGAGGGACCTGGGGACTCGTAGACCACAAAGCGGAAATCAAATTGGCTGAACAATTCAAGCAGACAGTCAATATTAAATGCTCCAGTGTAGAGCAGAACATAACCGAGTTGTCAGGCGGCAACCAGCAGAAGGTGTTGATCGCCAAATGGCTGGCCGCCGGCTCACGCTTAATTATTTTTGACGAGCCGACCAAGGGAATCGATATCGGAGCCAGAGGCGAGATTTACAAGATCATGCGCGATCTGGCGGAGTCTGGTGTGGGCGTCATCGTCGTTTCGTCGGAAATGCCGGAGCTGTTGTCGGTATGTGATCGAATCGCCGTATTCCGGGAAGGCACCATTAACAAAACTCTACTGAATGAAGAGGCCACGGAAGAAAAAATCATGCTGGCCGCTACATCATAG
- the alsB gene encoding D-allose transporter substrate-binding protein — MKKLTVLLLTVFALTMILAACGNGGTATSTTKTGNGSTAPANEGASDTKTGKPKIAVILKTLNSPFWTQMRDGIKKEADEKGFDVEIFAAQDETDLQGQVKIFEDILSKDFDGVAVAPLTPVNMIPSIVQANKKGIYVVNIDEKINMNELKNAGGYVLAFATSDNEKIGAQGGKAIVDALGKQGGEVAIIEGKAGNASGESRKKGAESAFAAASQIKLVDSQPADWDRQKALDVAANLLQRYPNLKGIYAANDTMALAAQQAVENAGKKDQVVVVGTDGDQEARDSVAAGSLYATIAQDPAQIGITSLNKLIDAINTKKQGSVDAEPETVWIDAQLITKK; from the coding sequence ATGAAAAAACTAACTGTATTATTACTTACTGTATTTGCACTGACAATGATTTTGGCGGCCTGCGGCAATGGCGGCACCGCAACTTCCACTACGAAGACGGGGAACGGAAGCACGGCTCCGGCAAATGAAGGAGCATCGGACACAAAAACAGGGAAACCTAAGATAGCCGTCATTTTGAAAACGCTTAACTCTCCGTTCTGGACCCAGATGAGAGACGGAATCAAGAAAGAAGCGGACGAAAAGGGCTTTGATGTCGAAATTTTCGCTGCCCAGGACGAAACCGATTTGCAGGGTCAAGTAAAAATATTTGAAGACATTCTGAGCAAAGACTTTGACGGCGTGGCTGTGGCGCCTTTGACTCCGGTCAACATGATTCCTTCCATCGTTCAAGCCAATAAAAAGGGGATTTATGTCGTTAACATTGATGAGAAGATCAATATGAATGAGCTGAAAAATGCCGGCGGATATGTTCTGGCATTCGCTACCTCCGACAATGAGAAAATCGGGGCGCAAGGCGGTAAGGCTATTGTAGATGCGCTGGGTAAACAAGGCGGCGAAGTGGCAATCATCGAAGGAAAAGCAGGCAACGCATCGGGAGAAAGCCGCAAGAAGGGCGCAGAATCCGCTTTTGCAGCGGCTTCCCAAATCAAGCTTGTCGACAGCCAGCCGGCTGATTGGGACCGTCAAAAAGCGCTGGACGTAGCGGCTAACCTGCTTCAGCGTTATCCGAACCTGAAGGGCATCTATGCGGCTAACGACACGATGGCTCTGGCGGCGCAGCAAGCTGTTGAGAATGCAGGCAAAAAAGATCAGGTAGTGGTAGTGGGAACGGATGGCGATCAGGAAGCCCGGGATTCCGTCGCAGCCGGCAGCCTGTATGCGACAATCGCCCAGGACCCTGCCCAAATCGGAATCACTTCCCTTAACAAACTTATCGATGCGATTAACACAAAGAAGCAAGGCAGTGTTGATGCTGAACCGGAAACCGTCTGGATTGACGCTCAGCTGATCACGAAGAAGTAA
- a CDS encoding LacI family DNA-binding transcriptional regulator, with product MNVLTVTHHIHAGGIVIATIRDVAKLANVSVATVSRYLNQNGYISKDAEDRIKDAVGKLNYSPNTMARGLAGYKTNTIALIVSEISNPFFSALAKAVEDTATKLGYTTLLANSDRNSLKEIRYIEALKKRHVDGIIFATQMLATNEINELLGAKIPIVSIDRASSEQAVHNISMLQVNHYKGAVMAVEHLLSVGCKNIAHISGPGIVIPAKDRLQGYIDTLTRYGRFTPSYIVEGDFTMESGFKLTQDLLARHPEIDGIFATIDLMAIGSLKALLRSGRKVPEDVALIGFDGIEMTGLTEPEISTIAQPIYEMGEQAVYQLIHQIEDKSSPIQLKQLDVKLLARSSTTGLP from the coding sequence ATGAATGTGTTAACGGTTACACATCATATTCACGCAGGGGGGATTGTTATCGCTACCATTCGGGATGTTGCCAAACTGGCGAATGTGTCCGTAGCGACGGTGTCCAGATATCTTAATCAGAATGGATATATCAGTAAGGATGCAGAGGATCGAATTAAGGACGCGGTCGGTAAGTTAAATTACTCACCCAATACGATGGCCAGAGGTTTGGCGGGATATAAGACCAATACCATTGCCCTGATCGTTTCAGAAATATCGAATCCGTTTTTCTCTGCCTTGGCAAAAGCGGTCGAGGATACGGCGACCAAACTCGGGTATACGACATTGCTGGCGAACTCCGACAGAAACAGTTTGAAAGAGATTCGTTACATTGAGGCTTTGAAGAAAAGACATGTGGACGGCATTATTTTTGCCACACAAATGCTTGCCACGAACGAAATTAATGAGCTGCTGGGGGCCAAAATCCCGATTGTCTCGATTGACCGTGCATCCTCTGAACAGGCGGTGCACAACATATCCATGCTTCAGGTCAATCACTATAAAGGGGCAGTGATGGCTGTTGAGCATCTGTTATCGGTGGGCTGCAAAAATATCGCTCACATAAGCGGACCGGGAATTGTCATTCCCGCTAAAGACCGTCTGCAGGGATATATCGACACGCTGACCCGGTACGGGCGCTTTACCCCTTCGTATATCGTGGAAGGTGATTTCACGATGGAGAGCGGATTTAAGCTGACGCAGGATTTGCTCGCGCGTCACCCGGAGATTGACGGTATTTTCGCCACCATTGACCTTATGGCTATCGGGTCTTTAAAAGCGCTCCTTCGATCAGGGCGCAAGGTGCCGGAAGATGTGGCGCTGATCGGATTTGACGGCATTGAGATGACCGGGCTTACCGAACCGGAGATTAGCACCATTGCTCAGCCGATCTATGAAATGGGTGAACAAGCGGTATATCAGCTTATTCACCAGATTGAGGACAAGAGCAGTCCGATCCAGTTGAAGCAGCTGGATGTAAAACTCCTCGCAAGAAGCAGCACTACAGGTCTGCCCTGA